In Dama dama isolate Ldn47 chromosome 20, ASM3311817v1, whole genome shotgun sequence, a single window of DNA contains:
- the GUCA2B gene encoding guanylate cyclase activator 2B: MRKQVGARWTAAGHRESEMASRAVSGYLLCAVALVFLVLLQGTQSVYIQYQGFQVQLKSVKKLNDLVGQWVPSPGLQDQSPQPSVCHHPALPLDLRPICASKDAASIFQALRTIANDDCELCVNVACTGCS; this comes from the exons ATGAGGAAGCAGGTGGGAGCCAGGTGGACGGCGGCGGGACACAGAGAGAGCGAGATGGCCAGCAGGGCGGTGTCAGGGTACCTGCTGTGTGCGGTTGCCCTGGTCTTCCTCGTGCTGCTGCAGGGCACACAGTCAGTCTACATCCAG taCCAAGGCTTCCAGGTCCAGCTGAAATCGGTGAAGAAGCTGAATGACCTGGTGGGTCAATGGGTGCCCAGCCCCGGCCTGCAAGACCAGAGTCCTCAGCCCTCTGTGTGCCACCACCCGGCCCTGCCGCTGGACCTCCGGCCCATCTGTGCCTCTAAGGATGCAGCTAGCATCTTCCAGGCCTTGA GGACCATCGCTAACGATGACTGTGAGCTGTGTGTGAATGTTGCCTGTACCGGCTGCAGCTGA
- the GUCA2A gene encoding guanylin: protein MNTFLLSALCLLGAWATLTGGVIVKDGDFSFSLESVKKLKDLQELQEPRIPRNSGGLIAPNLCSLPNFPEELRPLCKEPNAQEILDRLGAIAADPSTCEICAYAACAGC, encoded by the exons ATGAACACCTTCCTGTTGTCCGCCCTGTGCCTCCTTGGAGCCTGGGCCACCCTGACAGGGGGAGTCATCGTGAAG GATGGAGACTTCTCCTTTTCTCTGGAGTCGGTGAAGAAGCTCAAGGACCTCCAGGAGCTCCAGGAGCCTAGGATCCCTAGAAATTCTGGTGGGCTCATCGCTCCCAACCTTTGTAGCTTGCCTAATTTTCCCGAAGAACTCCGGCCTCTTTGCAAGGAGCCCAACGCCCAGGAGATCCTGGACAGGCTGG GGGCCATCGCGGCGGATCCAAGCACGTGTGAGATCTGCGCCTACGCGGCCTGTGCTGGATGCTAG